One genomic region from Streptomyces sp. NBC_00457 encodes:
- a CDS encoding Gfo/Idh/MocA family protein, with translation MSATPLRVGLVGYGLAGSVFHAPLIAATEALTLDTVVTSNPERAEQARAEFPDVRVAATPDELFDRADELDLIVVASPNKTHVPLATTALKAGLPVVVDKPIAGTAAEARDLAALADERGLLLSVFQNRRWDNDFLTLRKLLAEGELGDVWRFESRFERWRPQLKGGWRESGDPAEIGGLLYDLGSHLVDQALVLFGPATSVYAESDLRRPGAETDDDTFIALTHAGGVRSHLYCTATTAQLGPRFRVLGSRAGYVKHGLDPQEAALKDGQRPSTTAGWGTEPESLWGRVGSGESPLTGGGRPEPTLPGDYPAYYAAVAKALLDGGPNPVTALEAAAALDVLEAARRSARDHVTVTL, from the coding sequence ATGAGTGCTACCCCTCTCCGCGTCGGCCTGGTCGGCTACGGCCTCGCAGGCTCCGTCTTCCACGCCCCGCTGATCGCCGCCACCGAGGCCCTCACCCTCGACACGGTGGTCACCTCGAACCCCGAGCGCGCGGAGCAGGCCCGCGCCGAGTTCCCGGACGTCCGCGTCGCCGCCACCCCGGACGAGCTGTTCGACCGGGCCGACGAGCTGGACCTGATCGTCGTCGCGTCCCCGAACAAGACGCACGTCCCGCTCGCCACCACCGCGCTCAAGGCGGGCCTCCCGGTGGTCGTCGACAAGCCGATCGCGGGCACGGCGGCCGAGGCACGCGACCTCGCGGCGCTGGCGGACGAGCGCGGGCTGCTGCTCTCCGTCTTCCAGAACCGCCGCTGGGACAACGACTTCCTGACCCTGCGCAAGCTGCTGGCCGAGGGCGAACTGGGCGACGTATGGCGCTTCGAGTCCCGTTTCGAGCGCTGGCGCCCGCAACTCAAGGGCGGCTGGCGGGAGTCCGGCGACCCCGCAGAGATCGGAGGTCTCCTCTACGATCTCGGCAGCCACCTCGTCGACCAGGCGCTGGTCCTCTTCGGCCCCGCGACGTCCGTGTACGCCGAGTCGGACCTCCGCCGCCCCGGCGCCGAGACGGACGACGACACGTTCATCGCCCTCACCCACGCGGGCGGAGTCCGCTCCCACCTCTACTGCACCGCGACGACCGCCCAGCTCGGCCCCCGCTTCCGGGTGCTGGGCTCGCGGGCGGGCTATGTGAAGCACGGCCTGGACCCGCAGGAGGCGGCACTCAAGGACGGGCAGCGGCCCTCCACGACCGCCGGCTGGGGCACGGAACCCGAGTCCCTCTGGGGCCGCGTCGGCTCCGGCGAGTCCCCGCTGACCGGCGGCGGCCGCCCCGAGCCGACCCTCCCCGGCGACTACCCCGCCTACTATGCGGCCGTGGCGAAGGCCCTGCTGGACGGCGGTCCCAACCCGGTGACCGCGCTGGAGGCGGCCGCCGCCCTCGACGTACTGGAGGCGGCCCGCCGTTCCGCCCGCGACCATGTGACGGTGACGCTGTGA
- a CDS encoding ROK family protein, protein MAPLSQRCCQSASGGENGGVNRTKGGRDEGRAGGLRGAVGGADLFALRSHNTALVLDLLRAADVDGISRLELAERTGLTPQAVSKITARLREEGLVTEAGRRASTGGKPRTVLRLVPEAGHAVGVHLDRDELRAVLVDLKGSVVGERCTPLDLGAGAEAVLGEVEGAVAAVLGTGVVPGLTGVGVALPGPLDHARGVLHRVTGFPEWDGFPLRAALEERLGVPVVVDKDTNAAALGLAVGRGGGGGSFAYLHLGTGLGAGLVIGGNVHRGARTGAGEFGHQVIQLDGPLCTCGDRGCIEALCLEAVARGEVDEAARVLGAGAANLVGLLDIDVVLLGGRTVAAAPEVFVRGVGAVLEERARREGAGEDVVPVRVAPGGVQGVAEGAAQLLLAPVFGRGDG, encoded by the coding sequence ATGGCTCCACTTTCGCAACGCTGTTGCCAAAGTGCAAGCGGTGGGGAGAATGGGGGCGTGAACAGGACGAAGGGCGGCCGCGACGAGGGCAGGGCGGGTGGCTTGAGGGGGGCGGTCGGTGGCGCGGATCTCTTTGCCCTGCGCAGTCATAACACCGCGCTCGTGCTCGATCTGCTGCGGGCGGCCGACGTCGACGGGATCAGCCGGCTCGAACTCGCCGAGCGCACCGGGCTCACCCCGCAGGCCGTCAGCAAGATCACGGCCCGGCTGCGGGAGGAGGGGCTCGTGACCGAGGCGGGGCGGCGCGCGTCCACGGGCGGGAAACCGCGGACCGTGCTTCGGCTGGTGCCGGAGGCGGGGCATGCGGTCGGGGTGCATCTCGACCGGGACGAGCTGCGGGCGGTCCTCGTCGACCTCAAGGGGAGTGTGGTGGGGGAGCGGTGTACGCCGCTGGACCTGGGGGCGGGGGCCGAGGCCGTGCTGGGGGAGGTGGAGGGGGCGGTTGCCGCCGTGCTGGGGACGGGCGTGGTTCCCGGGCTCACCGGTGTCGGGGTCGCGCTGCCCGGGCCGCTCGATCATGCGCGGGGGGTGCTGCACCGGGTCACCGGGTTTCCGGAGTGGGACGGGTTTCCGTTGCGGGCCGCGCTGGAGGAGCGGCTGGGGGTGCCGGTCGTCGTCGACAAGGACACCAACGCCGCCGCGCTCGGGCTCGCCGTCGGCCGTGGCGGCGGGGGCGGGTCCTTCGCTTATCTCCATCTCGGTACGGGGCTCGGGGCCGGGCTCGTGATCGGCGGGAACGTGCATCGGGGGGCGCGGACCGGGGCGGGTGAGTTCGGGCACCAGGTCATCCAGCTCGACGGGCCCCTCTGCACCTGCGGTGACCGCGGCTGCATCGAGGCGCTGTGCCTGGAGGCGGTCGCGCGCGGTGAGGTCGACGAGGCGGCGCGGGTGCTGGGAGCGGGGGCCGCGAATCTGGTGGGGCTGCTGGACATCGATGTGGTGCTGCTGGGCGGCCGGACGGTGGCTGCGGCGCCGGAGGTGTTCGTGCGGGGGGTGGGCGCGGTGCTGGAGGAGCGGGCTCGGCGGGAGGGGGCGGGGGAGGACGTGGTGCCGGTGAGGGTTGCGCCGGGTGGAGTGCAGGGGGTCGCGGAGGGGGCGGCGCAGTTGTTGCTTGCGCCGGTGTTCGGACGGGGGGACGGGTAG
- a CDS encoding TetR/AcrR family transcriptional regulator, with protein sequence MARWQPGATQRLVVAAVDLFTEQGYDATTVAQIAERAGVTKSTFFRHFADKRELLVAGQETLSRLLADGIAEAPESASPLQAVAAGLERASSAMGPANREFGPRLKAAVAASTELQERDALKSVGLAAAMTAALVARGVPEPTAQLAGELGVLAFKRGYAKWCEGDRDDEEGLAPFALAALEDLRAATASLG encoded by the coding sequence ATGGCTAGATGGCAACCGGGGGCGACCCAGCGACTCGTCGTTGCGGCGGTCGACCTGTTCACCGAGCAGGGGTACGACGCCACAACGGTGGCGCAGATCGCCGAGCGCGCCGGCGTCACCAAGAGCACCTTCTTCCGGCACTTCGCCGACAAGCGCGAACTGCTGGTCGCAGGGCAGGAGACGCTCAGCAGGCTGCTCGCCGACGGCATCGCCGAGGCGCCCGAGAGCGCGAGCCCGCTGCAGGCGGTGGCGGCGGGGCTGGAACGCGCGTCGAGTGCCATGGGGCCGGCGAACCGCGAATTCGGGCCCCGCCTCAAGGCGGCCGTGGCGGCCAGCACCGAACTCCAGGAGCGTGACGCCCTCAAGAGCGTCGGTCTCGCGGCAGCCATGACAGCCGCGCTCGTCGCCCGCGGTGTCCCCGAGCCGACGGCGCAGCTCGCGGGCGAACTGGGAGTCCTCGCGTTCAAGCGGGGCTACGCCAAGTGGTGCGAAGGCGACCGCGACGACGAGGAAGGGCTCGCGCCCTTCGCACTGGCGGCCCTGGAGGACTTGCGCGCGGCGACCGCATCGCTGGGCTGA
- a CDS encoding SDR family oxidoreductase — translation MHVFITGGTGTIGSAVVDELLAGGHTVLALARSDASAQALEGAGAKVLRGELADLDVLRSGAAQADGVINLAFGRDYSTQDAVARSVAEESAALTALGQELIGSDRPLVTCSGTPPMPGRVSTEADPLPAEGPVGGRSRSVTALLDLAPRGLRVMAVRLPRTVHNEGQGGFAGLLTAAARRSGVAGYPGDGTQRWPAVHARDAAVLFRLVLESAPAGTVWHAVADEGDAVRDIATVIGRRLGLPVKEVPQEDFGPFGPLFAMDQPASSAHTRDALGWQPTHPGLLEDLENIQP, via the coding sequence ATGCATGTCTTCATCACCGGCGGCACCGGCACCATCGGCTCCGCCGTCGTCGACGAGCTGCTCGCGGGCGGCCACACCGTTCTCGCACTGGCCCGCTCGGACGCCTCCGCGCAGGCCCTCGAGGGCGCCGGCGCCAAGGTGCTGCGAGGAGAGCTGGCGGACCTCGACGTCCTGCGGTCCGGCGCCGCACAGGCCGACGGCGTGATCAATCTGGCGTTCGGACGCGACTACAGCACTCAGGACGCGGTCGCGCGGTCCGTCGCCGAGGAGAGCGCCGCGCTCACCGCGCTGGGCCAGGAACTCATAGGGAGCGACCGCCCGCTCGTCACGTGTTCGGGCACGCCCCCGATGCCGGGGCGCGTCTCCACCGAGGCCGACCCGCTGCCGGCCGAAGGGCCCGTGGGCGGCCGGAGCCGTTCGGTCACGGCGCTGCTGGATCTCGCCCCGCGCGGTCTGCGCGTCATGGCCGTCCGCCTGCCGCGCACGGTCCACAACGAGGGACAGGGCGGATTCGCCGGCCTGCTGACCGCCGCGGCCCGCCGCAGCGGGGTGGCCGGCTACCCGGGCGACGGCACCCAGCGCTGGCCGGCCGTGCACGCGCGCGACGCGGCGGTTCTCTTCCGGCTGGTCCTCGAATCGGCCCCGGCCGGGACCGTGTGGCACGCCGTCGCCGACGAGGGTGACGCGGTGCGGGACATCGCGACAGTCATCGGCCGACGACTGGGACTGCCGGTCAAGGAGGTTCCGCAGGAAGACTTCGGCCCGTTCGGCCCGTTGTTCGCCATGGACCAGCCGGCGTCCAGCGCCCACACCCGCGATGCCCTCGGCTGGCAGCCGACGCACCCCGGCCTCCTCGAGGACCTGGAGAACATTCAGCCCTGA